Genomic segment of Syntrophales bacterium:
CGCCTTTATTTCTGATGTCATGGCAACGATTGAAAACGAACAGTCTGATGATAAAGAATTGAAATTTGCTGCTTAGAAAATACTTGAGAAATATATTGTAGGAGTCACTTTGAAAAATTCAACTAAAAAATTGACAAGCTCTAAAATGTCTTTTAGGAAAAATAGCTAATCTATTTTGAAAAGAGAAAAGAAGGTAAGGTCTTGCATTGCAACATTTAGCATAGCTTACCCTTTTTTGTTATAACCTTCTATCCGCTTTATCGCCCGGCTTACAGTTGCATAATGAACACCCAGATAATCAGCAATTTCCTTTAAGGTATATCCATACGTGGCATACGCTATATAAATCGTTTCATCCGTTTTCTGCCTACCCTTATCCTGCTGCACCTTTAATAAATCTTGAAGCGGCGGCCTCGTCGCATACCGATGAACCCGGGGTATCTCTTTAAAACCTTCTTTTCCTTTTATCTGCTCCCCGATTCGGCCAATAAAAGTCTCCGATCCCAGTAGTATCTGCCCCTTCAAATCATTCCACGGCGACTCTTTCTGCACACCAGCCAAAACAAACCTTCTATAGTGACCTATGGCATCATCCCTACTTTCCCCGAATTGTGAAAGAATCCAGTCAATAGTCAAAAACGAAGGTTTCGCAACATCGCCAACGGTAGCCTTATAGCCGCTCCAGTGCCACGATTCAGGCTGGCCGACTACACCTGCCCTTACCGGATTTAATACCACATAACGGCATAATGACAATAAATAGCTTTCCTTCTCCACCAGAATCGCCTTATACCGCCCTTGAAAGAAATGGCCTACACGCTTATACCGTTGATTGAACTTTTGGGTATAAACACCGTTGAGTTGTCTCATTCCCCGAGAAAGATTTCCTTCGGGAGTTTCGATAACAACATGATAGTGGTTACTCATGAGACAATAGGAATGGCAAAGCCAGTTAAACCGCTCTACAACAGAAGACAAAACATCAAGAAATGT
This window contains:
- a CDS encoding transposase yields the protein MSRPLRIEFPGAVYHVTSRGNARQDIFLDDQDRGTFLDVLSSVVERFNWLCHSYCLMSNHYHVVIETPEGNLSRGMRQLNGVYTQKFNQRYKRVGHFFQGRYKAILVEKESYLLSLCRYVVLNPVRAGVVGQPESWHWSGYKATVGDVAKPSFLTIDWILSQFGESRDDAIGHYRRFVLAGVQKESPWNDLKGQILLGSETFIGRIGEQIKGKEGFKEIPRVHRYATRPPLQDLLKVQQDKGRQKTDETIYIAYATYGYTLKEIADYLGVHYATVSRAIKRIEGYNKKG